From a region of the Mercurialis annua linkage group LG1-X, ddMerAnnu1.2, whole genome shotgun sequence genome:
- the LOC126659901 gene encoding carotenoid cleavage dioxygenase 8 homolog B, chloroplastic: protein MASLAFSATNMVVSDHKSESIIRRREGFSFQNTIIAAKSVNRSDSFITKVATELPAIISPPEKDIPANRNHVAWTSVRQERWEGELVVEGEIPLWLKGTYLRNGPGLWHIENYDFRHLFDGYALLVKLHFENGRLVAGHRQIESEAYKAAKKNKKLCYREFSEVPKPDNFLSYIGELANLFSGESLTDNANTGVIKLGDGRVVCLTETQKGSIVVDPETLDTIGKFEYSDSLGGLIHSAHPIVTDSEFLTLLPDLLNPGYLVARMEPGSNERKVIGRVDCRNGPAPGWVHSFPVTEHYVVVPEMPLRYCAQNLLRAEPTPLYKFQWHPESKGFVHIMCKASGNIVASVEVPLFVTFHFINAYEEKDEDGRVSAVIADCCEHHADTTILEKLKLQNLRSFTGLDVLPDARVGRFRIPLDGSPYGTLEAALDPDEHGRGMDMCSINPAFLGKKYRYTYACGAQRPCNFPNTLTKIDLVNKTAKNWHEEGAVPSEPFFVARPGATEEDDGVVISMISEKSGEGYAILLDGSTFEEIARAKFPYGLPYGLHGCWVPKN, encoded by the exons ATGGCTTCCTTAGCATTTTCCGCCACCAATATGGTGGTTTCTGATCATAAATCTGAATCTATAATTAGAAGAAGAGAAGGGTTTTCATTTCAAAATACTATTATTGCTGCAAAAAGTGTGAATAGATCAGACTCTTTTATTACAAAGGTTGCTACTGAACTGCCAGCAATTATTTCTCCACCGGAGAAAGATATTCCGGCTAACCGGAATCATGTTGCATGGACAAGTGTTCGGCAAGAAAGATGGGAAGGAGAGCTTGTTGTGGAAGGAGAAATTCCACTATGGCTG AAAGGGACGTACCTCAGAAATGGACCTGGCCTATGGCACATAGAGAATTACGACTTCAGGCATCTATTTGACGGCTACGCATTATTAGTCAAACTCCACTTCGAAAACGGCCGATTAGTCGCCGGTCACCGGCAAATCGAATCGGAAGCTTATAAGGCCGCCAAAAAGAACAAGAAACTATGTTACCGTGAATTTTCAGAAGTACCAAAACCTGACAACTTCTTGTCCTACATCGGAGAGCTAGCTAATCTCTTCTCCGGCGAATCTTTAACCGATAACGCCAATACCGGAGTAATCAAGCTCGGAGACGGCCGAGTTGTTTGCTTGACGGAGACGCAAAAAGGGTCCATCGTAGTTGATCCTGAAACATTGGATACAATTGGGAAATTTGAATATTCTGATTCATTAGGGGGATTAATACACTCGGCTCATCCGATTGTGACAGATAGTGAGTTTTTGACGCTGTTGCCGGATTTGTTGAATCCGGGCTACTTGGTGGCGAGGATGGAGCCTGGGAGTAATGAGCGGAAGGTGATCGGACGGGTGGATTGCCGGAACGGCCCCGCGCCGGGATGGGTTCATTCGTTTCCAGTGACAGAACATTATGTTGTAGTGCCTGAAATGCCTTTGAGATATTGTGCTCAAAATTTGTTAAGAGCTGAGCCTACACCACTTTATAAGTTCCAGTGGCATCCTGAATCTAAAGGGTTTGTTCATATTATGTGTAAAGCTAGTGGCAACATT GTGGCAAGCGTAGAGGTTCCACTATTTGTGACATTCCATTTCATAAATGCATACGAAGAGAAAGATGAAGATGGAAGAGTGAGTGCAGTAATAGCTGATTGTTGTGAGCACCACGCAGACACCACTATCTTAGAGAAGCTTAAACTGCAAAATCTTCGATCTTTCACGGGTCTAGATGTGCTCCCAGATGCTAG GGTTGGAAGGTTCAGGATACCATTGGATGGGAGTCCATATGGGACACTGGAGGCAGCATTGGACCCAGATGAACATGGAAGAGGAATGGACATGTGCAGCATTAATCCTGCTTTCTTGGGCAAAAAATATCGATATACTTATGCTTGTGGAGCCCAACGTCCCTGTAATTTTCCCAACACCCTCACCAAG ATTGATTTAGTCAACAAAACAGCAAAGAATTGGCATGAAGAGGGTGCTGTTCCATCTGAACCTTTCTTTGTGGCACGGCCGGGTGCTACAGAAGAAGATGATG GAGTGGTAATTTCGATGATAAGTGAGAAAAGTGGAGAAGGGTACGCAATATTATTAGATGGATCAACATTTGAAGAGATTGCAAGAGCAAAGTTTCCTTATGGTCTACCATACGGTCTACATGGATGTTGGGTACCAAAGAATTAA